One genomic window of Geodermatophilus sp. DSM 44513 includes the following:
- the gcvP gene encoding aminomethyl-transferring glycine dehydrogenase → MADRAPEPLPALAALDPAGSFTARHIGPRPDQTQAMLAAVGHPSLESLVDACVPEAVRDRSALDLPPAADESTVLRQLRERAGANEVFTSMIGLGYSGTVTPAVIQRTILENPSWYTAYTPYQPEISQGRLEALINFQTMVADLTGLPVAGASMLDEATAAAEAMTLLRRAGRAKADAVFVVDADTLPQTLAVLRTRAEPLGIGLHVADLSAGWPTDLPDAGAFGVLLSHPGASGAVRDHRALAAAAHEAGAAVVVAADLLALTLLEAPGEWGADVACGTTQRFGVPMGYGGPHAGYLSVREGLARQLPGRLVGVSVDADGDVAYRLALQTREQHIRREKATSNICTAQVLLAVMAGAYAVHHGAEGLTAIAARVHRSAQTLAGWLRAGGVDVVHDRFFDTVQARVPGRATEVVAAAAQRRVNLRLVDADTVAVACDETTTVGTLRLVAASFGVTPDDAVLDDAGVDALPPELRRRTPFLTHPVFSAHRSETALLRYLRRLADKDLALDRTMIPLGSCTMKLNSAVEMAAVTWPEFAHLHPFAPAEQARGYRQLIDELCTALAEVTGYAAVSVQPNAGSQGEFAGLMAIRGYHHSRGEAHRDVCLIPSSAHGTNAASAVMAGMRVVVVACDEAGNVDVADLHTKVGQHADRLAAIMITYPSTHGVFEAQVRDICAAVHDAGGQVYVDGANLNALVGLARPGRFGSDVSHLNLHKTFCIPHGGGGPGVGPIGVAEHLVPFLPGHPLVDTGGQGPAVSAAPWGSAGILPISWAYVRLMGPDGLTRATEHAILAANYVAARLREHYPVLYTGADGLVAHECILDIRPLTKATGITNDDIAKRLVDYGFHAPTMSFPVAGTLMVEPTESEDQAELDRFVDAMVAIRGEIEKVATGEYDRTDNPLRNAPHTLAMVAGEWGRPYPRETAVYPVPGLRGRGYLAPVRRIDQAYGDRNLVCSCPPLEAFAEPEPAPGPVAHEPDRAEGAPDDLGTTMDAVPAGAPA, encoded by the coding sequence ATGGCGGACCGAGCTCCTGAGCCCCTGCCCGCACTCGCCGCGCTGGACCCCGCCGGGTCCTTCACCGCCCGGCACATCGGCCCGCGACCGGACCAGACGCAGGCGATGCTCGCCGCCGTCGGGCACCCGTCGCTGGAGTCGCTGGTCGACGCCTGCGTGCCCGAGGCGGTCCGCGACCGCAGCGCCCTGGACCTGCCCCCGGCCGCCGACGAGTCCACGGTGCTGCGCCAGCTGCGCGAGCGCGCCGGCGCCAACGAGGTGTTCACCTCGATGATCGGGCTGGGCTACTCCGGCACGGTCACCCCGGCGGTCATCCAGCGCACCATCCTGGAGAACCCCTCCTGGTACACCGCCTACACGCCCTACCAGCCCGAGATCAGCCAGGGCCGGCTGGAGGCGCTGATCAACTTCCAGACGATGGTCGCCGACCTGACCGGGTTGCCCGTCGCCGGCGCCTCCATGCTCGACGAGGCCACCGCCGCGGCCGAGGCGATGACCCTGCTCCGCCGGGCCGGGCGGGCGAAGGCGGACGCGGTGTTCGTCGTCGACGCCGACACCCTGCCGCAGACCCTCGCCGTGCTGCGCACCCGCGCCGAGCCACTGGGCATCGGCCTGCACGTCGCCGACCTGTCCGCCGGCTGGCCCACCGACCTGCCGGACGCCGGGGCGTTCGGCGTGCTTCTGTCCCACCCGGGCGCCAGCGGCGCCGTCCGCGACCACCGGGCGCTGGCCGCCGCCGCGCACGAGGCCGGCGCCGCGGTCGTCGTCGCCGCCGACCTGCTCGCGCTGACGCTGCTCGAGGCGCCGGGGGAGTGGGGCGCCGACGTGGCCTGCGGCACCACCCAGCGCTTCGGCGTCCCCATGGGGTACGGCGGGCCGCACGCCGGCTACCTGTCGGTGCGCGAGGGCCTGGCCCGCCAGCTGCCCGGCCGGCTGGTCGGCGTCTCGGTGGACGCCGACGGCGACGTCGCCTACCGGCTGGCGCTGCAGACCCGCGAGCAGCACATCCGCCGGGAGAAGGCGACCAGCAACATCTGCACCGCCCAGGTGCTGCTCGCCGTGATGGCCGGCGCCTACGCCGTCCACCACGGCGCGGAGGGCCTCACCGCGATCGCCGCCCGCGTGCACCGCAGCGCCCAGACGCTGGCCGGCTGGCTGCGCGCCGGCGGCGTGGACGTCGTCCACGACCGGTTCTTCGACACCGTGCAGGCCCGCGTCCCCGGCCGGGCCACCGAGGTGGTCGCCGCCGCGGCGCAGCGGCGGGTCAACCTGCGGCTGGTGGACGCCGACACCGTGGCCGTGGCCTGCGACGAGACGACCACGGTCGGCACGCTGCGGCTGGTCGCCGCGTCCTTCGGCGTCACGCCGGACGACGCGGTGCTCGACGACGCCGGAGTGGACGCCCTGCCGCCCGAGCTGCGCCGCCGCACCCCGTTCCTCACCCACCCGGTGTTCTCCGCGCACCGCTCGGAGACCGCGCTGCTGCGCTACCTGCGCCGGCTCGCGGACAAGGACCTGGCGCTGGACCGCACGATGATCCCGCTGGGCTCGTGCACGATGAAGCTGAACTCCGCGGTGGAGATGGCCGCGGTCACCTGGCCGGAGTTCGCCCACCTGCACCCCTTCGCGCCCGCCGAGCAGGCCCGCGGCTACCGGCAGCTGATCGACGAGCTGTGCACCGCGCTGGCCGAGGTCACCGGGTACGCCGCGGTCAGCGTGCAGCCCAACGCCGGCTCGCAGGGCGAGTTCGCCGGGCTGATGGCCATCCGCGGCTACCACCACAGCCGCGGTGAGGCGCACCGCGACGTCTGCCTCATCCCCTCCTCGGCGCACGGCACCAACGCCGCCAGCGCGGTGATGGCCGGCATGCGGGTCGTCGTCGTGGCCTGCGACGAGGCGGGCAACGTCGACGTCGCCGACCTGCACACCAAGGTCGGGCAGCACGCCGACCGGCTGGCCGCGATCATGATCACCTACCCGTCGACGCACGGGGTGTTCGAGGCCCAGGTACGCGACATCTGCGCCGCGGTGCACGACGCCGGTGGGCAGGTCTACGTCGACGGCGCCAACCTCAACGCGCTGGTCGGCCTGGCCCGCCCGGGCCGGTTCGGTTCCGACGTCAGCCACCTGAACCTGCACAAGACCTTCTGCATCCCGCACGGCGGCGGCGGCCCCGGCGTCGGGCCGATCGGCGTCGCCGAGCACCTGGTGCCCTTCCTCCCCGGCCACCCACTGGTGGACACCGGCGGGCAGGGGCCGGCGGTGTCGGCGGCGCCCTGGGGGTCGGCGGGCATCCTGCCGATCTCCTGGGCCTACGTGCGGCTGATGGGCCCCGACGGGCTCACCCGGGCCACCGAGCACGCCATCCTGGCGGCCAACTACGTGGCCGCCCGGCTGCGCGAGCACTACCCGGTGCTCTACACCGGCGCCGACGGGCTGGTCGCGCACGAGTGCATCCTCGACATCCGGCCGCTCACCAAGGCCACCGGGATCACCAACGACGACATCGCCAAGCGGCTGGTCGACTACGGCTTCCACGCCCCGACGATGAGCTTCCCGGTCGCCGGCACGCTGATGGTCGAGCCGACCGAGAGCGAGGACCAGGCGGAGCTGGACCGCTTCGTCGACGCGATGGTCGCCATCCGCGGGGAGATCGAGAAGGTCGCCACCGGGGAGTACGACCGCACCGACAACCCGCTGCGCAACGCGCCGCACACGCTGGCCATGGTGGCGGGGGAGTGGGGCCGGCCCTACCCGCGGGAGACCGCGGTGTACCCGGTGCCCGGCCTGCGCGGCCGCGGCTACCTCGCCCCGGTGCGCCGGATCGACCAGGCCTACGGCGACCGCAACCTGGTCTGCTCCTGCCCGCCGCTGGAGGCGTTCGCCGAGCCGGAGCCGGCCCCCGGCCCGGTCGCGCACGAGCCGGACCGCGCCGAGGGCGCGCCGGACGACCTGGGCACGACCATGGACGCCGTCCCCGCGGGCGCCCCGGCCTGA
- a CDS encoding GNAT family N-acetyltransferase — MSLPPGLLHRVERYFAAAPLPDVRVETAGGLDVPVGSPTWPYPARPRPGERVTADDVRAAAALQEAAGLPVAVEWVCEDSPTAEAAVRAAGLVVDSAPLLVAADPVELLLPSGVRLYLVGADDPQLPRYEQLASIAFAHPGPYQEAGDTAVVPAVGTTPGSLRTAVLRERIATGRTVMMVAVEGGAPVAVGTHHPVDVEGVEVTEIAGVATLPRLRGRGLGAGLASALTAHARETAELVFLVAGDDDVARVYERTGFARLATVGLADLSGGP; from the coding sequence GTGTCCCTGCCCCCCGGGCTGCTCCACCGCGTCGAGCGGTACTTCGCCGCGGCGCCGCTGCCCGACGTGCGGGTGGAGACCGCGGGCGGCCTGGACGTGCCCGTCGGCAGCCCCACCTGGCCCTACCCGGCCCGGCCCCGGCCGGGGGAGCGGGTCACCGCCGACGACGTCCGCGCGGCCGCGGCGCTGCAGGAGGCCGCGGGGCTGCCGGTGGCGGTGGAGTGGGTGTGCGAGGACTCGCCGACGGCGGAGGCCGCCGTCCGGGCCGCGGGGCTCGTCGTGGACTCCGCGCCGCTGCTGGTGGCCGCGGACCCGGTCGAGCTGCTGCTGCCCTCCGGCGTCCGGCTGTACCTGGTCGGTGCCGACGACCCGCAGCTGCCGCGCTACGAGCAGCTGGCGTCGATCGCGTTCGCCCACCCCGGCCCGTACCAGGAGGCCGGCGACACGGCGGTCGTGCCGGCCGTCGGCACGACCCCCGGCTCACTGCGGACGGCGGTGCTGCGCGAGCGGATCGCCACCGGCCGCACCGTCATGATGGTCGCGGTGGAGGGCGGCGCGCCGGTCGCGGTCGGCACCCACCACCCGGTCGACGTCGAGGGGGTCGAGGTCACCGAGATCGCCGGCGTGGCCACCCTGCCGCGGCTGCGCGGCCGCGGGCTGGGCGCGGGGCTGGCCTCGGCGCTGACCGCGCACGCCCGAGAGACCGCCGAGCTGGTGTTCCTGGTGGCCGGGGACGACGACGTCGCCCGGGT
- the coaA gene encoding type I pantothenate kinase codes for MGGVTAAARPQVSPYAVFDRNSWRALAAGTSLPLDAAELASLASLGDRIDLDEVTTVYLPLAGLLRLHVEASRRLWAARSEFLGDATAKVPYVIAVAGSVAVGKSTTSRLLQTLLAAGPGHPRVDLVTTDGFLLPNAELEARGLLGRKGFPESYDRRALLRFLAEVKSGRGEVSAPLYDHQAYDVVRDGRQVVDRPDILVLEGLNVLQAGRSADGRAPEVFLSDFFDFSVYVDAPESDIRRWYVERFLALRRTAFADSSAYFHRFAGLTDEQARDTALDIWAAVNGPNLRDNIAPTRSRARLVLQKAADHEVRRVLLRKI; via the coding sequence ATGGGCGGCGTGACCGCAGCGGCACGGCCCCAGGTGTCGCCCTACGCGGTCTTCGACCGGAACTCGTGGCGGGCGCTGGCGGCGGGCACCTCCCTCCCCCTGGACGCCGCCGAGCTGGCCTCGCTGGCCAGCCTGGGCGACCGCATCGACCTCGACGAGGTCACCACGGTGTACCTGCCCCTGGCCGGGCTGCTGCGGCTGCACGTGGAGGCCAGCCGGCGGCTGTGGGCGGCCCGCAGCGAGTTCCTCGGCGACGCCACCGCCAAGGTGCCCTACGTCATCGCCGTCGCCGGCAGCGTCGCCGTCGGCAAGAGCACCACCTCCCGGCTGCTGCAGACCCTGCTCGCCGCCGGCCCCGGCCACCCGCGGGTCGACCTGGTCACCACCGACGGGTTCCTGCTGCCCAACGCCGAGCTGGAGGCCCGCGGGCTGCTCGGCCGCAAGGGCTTCCCCGAGAGCTACGACCGGCGGGCGCTGCTGCGCTTCCTCGCCGAGGTGAAGTCCGGCCGCGGCGAGGTCAGCGCCCCGCTCTACGACCACCAGGCCTACGACGTCGTCCGCGACGGGCGGCAGGTCGTCGACCGGCCGGACATCCTCGTGCTGGAGGGGCTCAACGTGCTGCAGGCCGGCCGCTCGGCCGACGGCCGCGCCCCGGAGGTCTTCCTGTCGGACTTCTTCGACTTCTCCGTCTACGTCGACGCCCCGGAGTCCGACATCCGGCGGTGGTACGTCGAGCGGTTCCTCGCCCTGCGCCGCACCGCCTTCGCCGACAGCAGCGCCTACTTCCACCGGTTCGCCGGACTCACCGACGAGCAGGCCCGCGACACCGCGCTGGACATCTGGGCGGCGGTCAACGGACCCAACCTGCGCGACAACATCGCCCCCACCCGGTCCCGCGCCCGGCTGGTGCTGCAGAAGGCCGCCGACCACGAGGTCCGGCGGGTGCTGCTGCGCAAGATCTGA